A genomic region of Lytechinus pictus isolate F3 Inbred chromosome 2, Lp3.0, whole genome shotgun sequence contains the following coding sequences:
- the LOC129254723 gene encoding A-kinase anchor protein 10, mitochondrial-like, whose product MSNMPLFKRKSEKRGQQPTVRQTSQHGSPPGKASHPHQKAQNQQHVQQLKTSPQHAGQSSLNYNQSGQPGARPGAPDGDSRKVEKIDDGTAALAASRRLRGGQIAEGAQVMSDDSDALGDLGTGLGKIETSDQAINRSRLCKSMNEVLHDNGALPYFIQYMASSNSKQLVQFWLAAESFSNASWSKMRTDSMTKGDSPVIGNHVTTTIPEERRENVEQTKSQETNSSVTNNKETICSSSDTVESDSINTTNNNVDLPSLDETDSSKKDTQSVPVVVVNPPVSMPKKNDSPSISPQKTHTRAMSDSAVGVGKMFGSGATFQPGHRRNNSWKEVDPRTAVERDAINIFTRYICKDATSPIGVPEDIRLDIIAKICPKDGQFDPDSFKAAQNYAFSVMEKQYFQSFLMSEFHCKYQIDVLTSGRVYLADILYNDVATFYFMEYLEQENAVHLLQFWLAGENFQQHLLSQQGQYDPMEAQNDAMVLYDKYFSLQATSPLGFDDKIRFEVESNICREGGPLATCFSTPMRQTYTTLETMHFPGFLRSELYYKFLNELISNIKSEHGTMAAAGSVATALEDDQSSVSSEPATRGMRNTLLAEGNVVKLFDGDLSIDQLKFDPDTLWQRPSAGNAGMMFGKVNHLGQFVPEYEPDPESLQKRASSNKFSLKKLVTKEEDKSKEEMALKIAQMIINDVNKQTQGLAGDDIPSPTAAKPPQRL is encoded by the exons AAAAAAGAGGCCAGCAGCCGACAGTACGGCAGACATCGCAGCATGGGTCTCCACCGGGGAAAGCAAGCCATCCACACCAGAAAGCACAGAACCAACAGCATGTGCAACAACTAAAGACCAGTCCTCAACATGCTGGACAAAGTTCGCTTAACTACAATCAGTCGGGTCAGCCTGGCGCTAGACCTGGCGCTCCTGATGGAGACTCCAGAAAAGTGGAGAAGATTGATGATGGCACTGCTGCCCTGGCTGCTAGCAGGAGACTTAGAGGTGGTCAGATTGCAGAAGGTGCACAGGTCATGAGTGATGACAGTGATGCCTTAGGAGACTTAGGCACAG GACTTGGAAAGATTGAGACATCTGACCAGGCAATCAATCGATCAAGATTATGTAAAAGTATGAATGAAGTCCTCCACGACAATGGAGCTCTGCCCTACTTCATCCAGTACATGGCATCAAGCAACTCCAAACAACTTGTCCAGTTTTGGTTAGCAGCAGAGAGTTTTAGTAATGCTTCATGGTCCAAAATGAGAACAGACTCAATGACTAAGGGGGATTCCCCTGTGATTGGAAACCATGTAACAACGACAATACCAGAGGAACGAAGAGAGAATGTGGAGCAAACTAAAAGCCAAGAAACAAACTCGTCTGTGACTAACAATAAAGAAACCATATGCAGTTCGAGTGACACTGTGGAAAGTGATTCTataaacacaacaaataacaatgttgACTTGCCAAGTTTGGATGAGACTGATTCATCAAAGAAAGACACACAATCTGTACCTGTAGTTGTAGTGAACCCTCCTGTATCCATGCCCAAGAAGAATGATTCGCCAAGTATATCACCTCAAAAGACTCATACAAGAGCGATGTCTGATTCGGCAGTAGGTGTTGGTAAGATGTTTGGCAGTGGGGCTACTTTTCAGCCCGGTCATCGGAGAAATAACTCCTGGAAAGAGGTCGACCCAAGAACTG CGGTGGAAAGAGATGCCATCAATATATTCACCAGATACATCTGTAAGGATGCCACATCACCCATTGGTGTACCAGAGGATATTAGATTAGATATTATAG ctaagatttgtCCCAAAGATGGCCAGTTTGATCCAGATAGTTTCAAAGCGGCTCAGAACTATGCATTCAGTGTTATGGAGAAGCA ATATTTCCAGTCATTCCTGATGAGTGAATTCCATTGTAAATATCAGATAGATGTACTTACTAGTGGGCGTGTCTACCTAGCTGACATACTCTACAACGATGTAGCCACTTTCTACTTCATGGAG TACCTGGAACAGGAAAATGCCGTCCATCTGCTTCAGTTCTGGTTGGCTGGGGAGAATTTTCAACAGCATTTACTATCTCAGCAGGGGCAGTATGATCCTATGGAGGCTCAGAACGATGCTATGGTGCTATATGACAA GTACTTTTCATTACAAGCTACCAGCCCCTTAGGCTTTGATGATAAGATCCGCTTTGAGGTGGAGAGTAATATATGTCGGGAAGGGGGACCACTAGCAACCTGCTTCTCTACGCCAATGAGACAAACATATACTACATTAGAAACA ATGCATTTTCCTGGGTTTCTTCGTAGTGAGCTCTATTACAAGTTCCTCAATGAGCTCATCAGCAATATCAAGAGTGAGCATGGGACCATGGCTGCTGCAGGGTCTGTTGCCACGGCCCTGGAAGATGATCAGTCCTCTGTATCCTCTGAGCCTGCCACCAGAGGGATGCGTAATACCCTGCTAGCTGAGGGCAATGTGGTCAAGCTTTTTGATGGGGACCTCAGCATTGACCAGTTGAAGTTTGATCCAGACACTCTCTGGCAGAGGCCAAGTGCAGG AAACGCTGGTATGATGTTTGGTAAGGTGAATCATCTTGGTCAGTTCGTACCAGAATACGAACCAGATCCTGAATCACTTCAAAAGAGAGCGTCGTCAAATAAGTTCTCTCTCAAAAAACTGGTCACCAAAGAGGAGGACAAG AGTAAAGAAGAGATGGCTTTGAAGATAGCCCAGATGATCATCAATGATGTCAATAAACAAACCCAGGGATTAGCAGGGGATGATATACCATCTCCTACAGCAGCTAAACCACCACAGAGATTATAG